The window CATTCCTGTCATGTTTTCCGATCCGATCGGATTCCGTTTATGAGGCATGGCCGATGATCCTTTTTGGCCTTTCGCGAAAAACTCCTCCACTTCTCTCGTTTCGCTCTTTTGAAGTCCGCGAATTTCCACGGCAAATTTTTCGATCGACGTCGCGATTAAAGCGAGCGTGCTCATGTAGTATGCGTGACGGTCGCGCTGAAGCGTTTGAGTGGAAATAGGCGCCGGTTTGAGGCCTAATTTTTGGCATACATATTGTTCAACAAATGGATCGATATTCGCATAAGTGCCAACGGCTCCGGAGATTTTTCCGTACTGCACTCCTTCAGCCGCTCGTTTGAACCGTTCCAAATTCCGCTTCATTTCTTCGTGCCAAAGCGCCATCTTTAACCCAAAAGTAGTTGGTTCCGCATGGACTCCATGAGTTCTTCCCATCATCACGGTATATTTATGTTCTTTCGCTTTTTGGCGAAGAATTTCAATAAAGTTTTCCAAATCTTTAAGCAAAATCTCATTTGCCTGCTTAAGCAAGTACGATAGGGCTGTATCGACAACGTCAGTAGACGTCAATCCATAATGAACCCATTTTCGCTCTTCGCCAAGCGTCTCCGATACGGCTCTTGTAAAGGCCACTACATCATGGCGAGTTTCTTCTTCAATTTCTTTAATGCGGCGAATATCAAAGCCTGCATTCTCCCGGATTTTTTTCACATCTTCTTTCGGGATGACTCCCAGTTCCGCCCACGCCTCGCAAGCAAGAATTTCCACTTCCAGCCAAGCGTTGAAGCGGTTTTCCTCAGTCCAAATCGCCCCCATCTCCGGGCGGGTGTAACGATCGATCATCTTATACTGCCTCCGATCTTTTCTTCTTTTGCGCTCCAAATCCTGCTATCGTCTATTTCTTGCAATGTTTTCTCAAGATCGTCGGTCAAGACGGTGATATGCCCCATTTTTCTTTTCTCTTTCGCTTCTTTTTTTCCGTATAAATGAAACGACCAGTCCGGGTGGCGATGGAATTCGTTTAACGCCCCCTCTAAATGCTTGCCTAGAACATTGACCATAACAGCCGGTTTTAACAACTCCGTTTTCTGGAAAGGCCAATTGCAAATCGCTCGTATATGCTGTTCAAATTGAGACGCCTCGCAAGCTTCGATCGAATAATGGCCGGAATTGTGCGGTCTGGGGGCCAGTTCGTTTATATAAATCTCACCGTTTGAGCACACGAACATCTCCACCGCCAGCGTTCCGATCAGTTCCAAATAGTCGGCGATCTTGAGCGCCAATTTCACCGCTTTTTGTTTGACATCCCCGTCCACTCTTGCCGGAACAATGGTTTGATGCAAAATATTCTCGACATGAATATTTTCGCCAACGGGCAAAAAGCTGACTTCGCGATCCGGATTGCGAAATACAATCACTGAAATTTCCGTCGTAAATGGAATCCATTTTTCCAATACACACGGACCTGATTGCAGCAATTCGGCTGCCTTTTCGATCTCGCTTTCGCGGCGAATCACATACTGGCCTTTTCCGTCATAACCGCCTCTTGAGGTTTTTAAAACAGCAGGATAACCAAGCTTTTTTATCTTATCATATAGTTCGTTTTCTTCGTAAATCACTTCATAAGGGGCCACCGGCACACCCGCTTTTGTGATCGCATCTTTCTCTAAAATCCGATCCTGAGTAATGCGAATCAATTCGGCTCCTTGCGGAAGATAGGCTCTTTGCTCGAGCCACCGCAATGACTCATAATCGATGTTTTCAAATTCGTACGTGATCACATCGCTTATTTGAGCAAGCCGCGCCAAAGCGTTTTGGTCATCGTAGGCCGCCGTAATTTCCACATCAGCCACTTGACCGCACGGAGAATCTTCCGCAGGATCTAATACAGCGATTCGAAACCCTTTTTCTTTTGCTGCCAGTGCCATCATTCTGCCTAGCTGGCCGCCGCCAATAATTCCAATCGTTTTTCCTGGCATAATGACTGGATTAGTCAAGTTGATCACTGCTTTCTAGTACTTTTTCTTTCAGCTCAATTCGTCGGTTTTCCAATTTGCGGGCAATGTCGGGATTCTCAATCGATAATATTTGCGCTGCCAGCAAACCGGCGTTCGTGGCGCCGGCACGCCCAATCGCTACTGTAGCCACCGGGATGCCGCCGGGCATTTGTACGATCGATAACAGGGAATCTAAACCATTTAATGCTTTGGATTGAACCGGAACTCCGATCACGGGAAGAGTCGTTTTAGCCGCTACCATCCCCGGCAAATGCGCGGCTCCACCCGCTCCTGCGATAATCACTTTGATCCCTCGATCTCTGGCACTTTCGGCATAATCAAACATCAAATCAGGAGTGCGATGTGCCGAAACGACTTTTTTCTCATATTCAATTTCTAATTCATCCAATACTTCACAGGCGTTTTTCATCGTTTCCCAATCCGATGCGCTTCCCATAATCACTCCTACTTCCGCCGGCATTTCCATCCCTCCACATGATGCAGTCTTATATAACAAAAAACCCGGCTTCACATACTTTCTTTGAGAGAAAGCAGTGAATCCGGGTAAGAAAAGACCAATTAAAAGCCTTTTATGGCAGGACTCATCGAAGAAAGATTTCTTCTTCCAATGGCGCTGCACATGGAATGAACGGCTTTCAGAACATAGTGCAATCGCCATCCTGAAGATGCCTCTTTCATTCACAGTTTTCCAGATAGCTACTTTCCCTCATAGTCCGATTATTTACGGTAATCGGGTAGAGACTTACGAGCCATATTCTCGTGATTATATGAGGGCTATTGAGTTGACAACTCCATCTTAACAATGAAAACAAGCCATTGTCAACAAAATTTTTCGAACAATAAAAACAATCTTAATAGAAAATGTTCGGGTTTAACCTTCTTTTTTCCCTTCAAACTTTATGATTCGCCCAACAGGAACATATTCTATTTTTCCGTTTATGTTCTTTTCTTGAAAGATGGGTTCTTCCGTTCTTCTAACGGGTTTATATCCTTCTTCGGACATCCGGGCCAGTAGTTGATCAATGGTTTCATTTTCTTTCATCTCAAATATCTTCTTTTTACTCATCAGAGCAGCTTCCTTTTTCCATCATTCGACCATATCGATTGATACCTGTACAATTTATGGATAGAGTATTTTTACTGTTGCGTTTTATTTTAAATCATACAGCCTCTCTGTCAAGATGCTATAACGATTTGTTCTTCTCTGTCCTATAGCAGTAACAGCCGTTCCACATAGATTTGTAAAAACTTTATAAACATCTGCCGCACCTGTCTCTCGGCTTTGTGAACCATTTCAAATTCCCAACTCCTGTATCAAATGCTGAAATGTATAAAACGCCGGCTTCGGAGTATAATCATCCCGCATGATGCCAAATTGGTGAAAGAGATCATCTTTGGAACTGTCTGCATCCCTGAGACCAAAAAGCTCATAATGTGTGATATTGAGTTCTTGACGCAGATTATAAACGGTCCGTATGATCGTCTCTAGTACTTCAGATTGATGTTCGTAAGATCTGTCTTTACCTACAAAAGGGTTTTTGCCCGTAGGCCATCCGTTTTCTGTAATGCGAATAGGGATGGAATCAGGTATACCGGCTGTCCTGAGATTTACTTCGCGAAATCGCCGCAGAAAGTCTTCAACGGAAGACGGGACTTTTTCCAATGAGAGCGGCGGTTCAAATACATCTACATAAAAATTATGCGCGACATAATCCAAAGAATCTATGAAAACCTCTCCGCCAATTTCAGCAAGGTTTTCCCAAAAATGCGGAACCACTTTCGGACCGTTGTCCGGCACAGATCCAAATCCGATATCCACACGAACGTTTGCTGCTTTTGCTTCTTCTTTCGCTGCAATAACCCCCTGCACCAACAATGGCATGATGTTAGGGTTTGATCCGTCCATAAAGCTCAAATTAGGTTCATTCGTTATTTGCAGCGAATCAATATAAGAACCATACTCTCTAATGATTTTCCTAATAAGCGCGAGCCAGTGATTCATTTCTATGTTTGGAGCCAAAGAACCTACTACCAAGTCCCCCATTAATCCCAAACGAACATATTTCTCCACGATCGACAAAAGCTTCTCTTCCGAATCAGCAGGTCCTGTATAAACGAGATAAATTCTTGGCAACAGCGATTTAGATTCTCCTCGAAGACGTTTTAAGGCCATTTGAATTTGCTCATAGTTGTCTTGAGGTCCTACAGCCAAACCAGCAGGCGTACCAGCTACACTAAGCGGATAGATTCCAAACTGCAACCCGGATGAAAGCATAAAAAACGCTCCTTTTTCTTGTATTGGATAAAGCAAATAGTAAATATATATTTATTATTTATATGAAGAAATAAATATATATTTACTTTTTACCCTAAAATATTGATGAAAATAGATAATGTTTTTTCTATCACTCGTGTTAATAATAAATAATTATTTACTTTATTGTCAACGGGATTTTGGAATACAGAAGAGACGTACAGTACATTTTTACAACAAATTATTTTAGAAGGACCGGGAAAAGTCAGAGAAATCATGCGCCGAGCTATCCAGATTAATCCGTGAAAACGTCATTCACCTTTTAAAGAGGTTCCCGTACTCAGGTATTTTTGGATCTTATGATGCAATAATCAACAAAATCATTCTCGAAATCCATTAAGCAAAAAATTTCTCTTCCCTTACAAAATCACTACCTTGCAACAAAAAATCCACCTTCCTTACCTGCTCCAATTTCAACTCCCAGAAAGTAGCTTGAATCGATAAGCTCCTTTTCTCCTCTTCATTCCTTGGCTCAATATCAAAAATACGTTGCCAGCTATCCACAATTTTCTGATGATAATAAGGGTCCGGAAGCGGCTTTTGCTGATAATAATCCAGCCCTCTTTTCTTTATTTCTTTGTCGAATAATTCCCCGTCTTCTTCATTTTCTTCGAGGTACCAATAATTCAGTACGTAATGCCATTTATCAAAATCGCTCAAAACAACCTGTTCATCAGGTATGTCTATTTCGAGACGTACACCTCTCGTTCCTTTCTCCAGAAAACCCGAAAAACGGAGGTCCGGACGAATATGCACGCCATTCCATTGTTTCCATGCCCACACAGGGTACGATTCTTTTTCCGGTCTTGGTCCCAATCGTTTCTCCATTTCAATGATAAGCCAGTCGTACGAATCGAGGAATCTTCATAAACAAGCTCCTTCGCACCACGATAAAAACCTTGTTGCTGCAACCATTCCCACACTTCAACAGGATGGATAGTCCATAGTTTCATCTTCATACCCCCTTAAAAGGATCATGATGTAAAAAAGCTTTCCTGTACAGCCAAAAGGAAGGAGATCATTCGTCTACTATCATCAGGATGAATATAAAAACCAACCAAAAACCGCATAATAAAAGAGGACCTTCATGCCGAATGACAAAATCGTCTGCCCATGAACAAAGTTTAAAGCGTTATTTCTTCCTCCACTTTACTTATTCTAAATTCTTACCGAATGGCAATTTGTGTTTATAGAATATTTGAGCTCCTTGTGATCCTGACGATTTGAAACAAAAAAGCCGTTCACGCAAAAAGCATGAACGGCCTTCTTTACCCGGATATTTCATCTTTATCAATGAAGCGGACGTTAAGCAATGCAATCATCGCTTTCTGTCCTGATGGGCTATTTTTGAATCGAAATGATGTTTTCTTCTTTCAAATCGACTTTACCTTGCTTTTCAATTACAACTTGTTCCCCTTCTTGAAGGTTTGTAAAGATAATTGGAGTAATTACAGAAGGAGCCTTGCTTTTCACTAAGTCAAGATCCACTTTCAACAATGGCTGTCCGGCTTCAACATGGTCGTCTTGGTTTACAAGCGCCTCAAAACCTTCGCCATTCAGTTTCACTGTATCAATACCCACGTGAATTAAAATTTCTCTTCCGCCGTCGGACAAAATACCGATTGCGTGCTTAGTCGGGAACAGGTTCACAATTTTTCCGTTAACCGGCGATACAACAGTTCCTTCTTCCGGCAATATAGCAAAGCCGTCTCCCATCATTTTTTCTGCAAAGACTGGATCAGGAACTTCTGCAAGCGGCTTAATTTCCCCTTTTAATGGAGAAATAATCGCTTCATTTCGGTCAATTTCATTTTGAAGAGGCGTTGGATTCACTTCTTCTACTTGCTGTTTAACTTCCTGATTCATATCAGGAGTTGTTGCTTTGCGCGGCGCTTTGCCTTTCATAATATCTTGCATTTGCGTTTTAATGGTGTCGGAACGTGGTCCGAAAATAGCTTGAATATTGTTTCCAACTTCCAATACTCCGGAAGCGCCCAGTTTTTTCAAACGTTCCTTATCCACTTCTTTAGGATCATTTACTTGAACGCGCAGACGAGTGATACAAGCATCCAGCGATGCAATATTGCTTTGTCCGCCCATTGCTTCCAAAATATTGTAGGCAAGGTCTCCAGATCCGCTATCTGCTGTTTCTTTTCCATCGTTCGATTCTTCATCATCTTCGCGACCAGGCGTTTTTAAATTGAACTTGCGGATGGCAAATCGGAAACCGAAATAATAGATGACGGAAAAGACTAATCCGACCGGTATCACGAGCCACCAATGAGTTTGTGGATTCAAAACACCAAAGAGAATAAAGTCAATTAATCCCCCTGAGAATGTCAACCCGATTTTGACATTTAAAATATGCATAATCATAAATGACAGTCCGGCAAAAACAGCGTGAATCGCAAACAACACAGGTGCTACGAATAAGAAGGAGAATTCAATCGGCTCTGTAATCCCTGTCAAGAAAGAAGTCAAAGCCGCTGAAGCCATTAAACCTCCAACCACTTTTTTCTTTTCAGGTTTAGCTTCGTGGTAAATAGCCAGCGCAGCAGCAGGAAGACCAAACATCATAAACGGATATTTACCCGTCATAAATGTACCAGCCGTCAAATTCTTGACCCCATCTTTAATTTGAGCCATAAAGATCGCTTGGTCTCCGTGAACCACTTCTCCTGCTTTGTTCGTATATTGTCCAAACTCAAACCAGAACGGAGCATAGAAGATATGATGCAATCCAAATGGAATCAGCGAACGTTCAATGACACCGAAAATAAAGGCAGACAACGTCAAGTTTGCATTCAACAAGTTATTGGAGAAAGCATTTAAACCTGATTGGATAGGCGGCCAAATAACAATCATGATCAATCCAAGAATTAAAGAAGATACAGCCGTCACAATCGGAACAAAACGTTTTCCCGCAAAAAATCCTAAATAAGATGGAAGCTCAATATTAAAGTATTTATTGTAGAGAATTGAAGC of the Bacillus smithii genome contains:
- the purB gene encoding adenylosuccinate lyase, translated to MIDRYTRPEMGAIWTEENRFNAWLEVEILACEAWAELGVIPKEDVKKIRENAGFDIRRIKEIEEETRHDVVAFTRAVSETLGEERKWVHYGLTSTDVVDTALSYLLKQANEILLKDLENFIEILRQKAKEHKYTVMMGRTHGVHAEPTTFGLKMALWHEEMKRNLERFKRAAEGVQYGKISGAVGTYANIDPFVEQYVCQKLGLKPAPISTQTLQRDRHAYYMSTLALIATSIEKFAVEIRGLQKSETREVEEFFAKGQKGSSAMPHKRNPIGSENMTGMARVVRGYMQTAYENVPLWHERDISHSSAERIILPDATIALNYMLNRFGNIVKNLTVYPENMKRNMEKTLGLIYSQRVLLALIEKGLTREEAYDTVQPRAMEAWEKQVPFRQLVESDEKITSKLTKEEIDDCFDYHYHLKHVDTIFDRLGLND
- the purK gene encoding 5-(carboxyamino)imidazole ribonucleotide synthase, which gives rise to MTNPVIMPGKTIGIIGGGQLGRMMALAAKEKGFRIAVLDPAEDSPCGQVADVEITAAYDDQNALARLAQISDVITYEFENIDYESLRWLEQRAYLPQGAELIRITQDRILEKDAITKAGVPVAPYEVIYEENELYDKIKKLGYPAVLKTSRGGYDGKGQYVIRRESEIEKAAELLQSGPCVLEKWIPFTTEISVIVFRNPDREVSFLPVGENIHVENILHQTIVPARVDGDVKQKAVKLALKIADYLELIGTLAVEMFVCSNGEIYINELAPRPHNSGHYSIEACEASQFEQHIRAICNWPFQKTELLKPAVMVNVLGKHLEGALNEFHRHPDWSFHLYGKKEAKEKRKMGHITVLTDDLEKTLQEIDDSRIWSAKEEKIGGSIR
- the purE gene encoding 5-(carboxyamino)imidazole ribonucleotide mutase, whose amino-acid sequence is MPAEVGVIMGSASDWETMKNACEVLDELEIEYEKKVVSAHRTPDLMFDYAESARDRGIKVIIAGAGGAAHLPGMVAAKTTLPVIGVPVQSKALNGLDSLLSIVQMPGGIPVATVAIGRAGATNAGLLAAQILSIENPDIARKLENRRIELKEKVLESSDQLD
- a CDS encoding NETI motif-containing protein, coding for MSKKKIFEMKENETIDQLLARMSEEGYKPVRRTEEPIFQEKNINGKIEYVPVGRIIKFEGKKEG
- the ptsG gene encoding glucose-specific PTS transporter subunit IIBC — translated: MFKKFFGVLQKVGKALMLPVAILPAAGILLALGNALQNPTLVDIAPFLHTGWVEMVAKVMEEAGEIIFSNLALLFAVGVAIGLAGGEGVAGLAAIVGFLIMNVTMGVVLGVTPKMAAHDPSYATVLGIPTLQTGVFGGIIVGILASILYNKYFNIELPSYLGFFAGKRFVPIVTAVSSLILGLIMIVIWPPIQSGLNAFSNNLLNANLTLSAFIFGVIERSLIPFGLHHIFYAPFWFEFGQYTNKAGEVVHGDQAIFMAQIKDGVKNLTAGTFMTGKYPFMMFGLPAAALAIYHEAKPEKKKVVGGLMASAALTSFLTGITEPIEFSFLFVAPVLFAIHAVFAGLSFMIMHILNVKIGLTFSGGLIDFILFGVLNPQTHWWLVIPVGLVFSVIYYFGFRFAIRKFNLKTPGREDDEESNDGKETADSGSGDLAYNILEAMGGQSNIASLDACITRLRVQVNDPKEVDKERLKKLGASGVLEVGNNIQAIFGPRSDTIKTQMQDIMKGKAPRKATTPDMNQEVKQQVEEVNPTPLQNEIDRNEAIISPLKGEIKPLAEVPDPVFAEKMMGDGFAILPEEGTVVSPVNGKIVNLFPTKHAIGILSDGGREILIHVGIDTVKLNGEGFEALVNQDDHVEAGQPLLKVDLDLVKSKAPSVITPIIFTNLQEGEQVVIEKQGKVDLKEENIISIQK